A stretch of the Lytechinus variegatus isolate NC3 chromosome 5, Lvar_3.0, whole genome shotgun sequence genome encodes the following:
- the LOC121414855 gene encoding kiSS-1 receptor-like yields the protein MNSTAALFVDYEYDGSDFAFENATTVGYYPDIPQYGFMQRAVFWYKRIQIALSAVAIIFISIALLVIAKEKSFHSINNYFIANLLTSDFVIAILSLADVFSSYSLAQCGGIYRYFNYVTYQVSCFTLLLLTLTRYDAIINPLQSVGRWNGYRVSIAITISWLASLTVHVPSYFLVCQPATPMDLANHMYSYTVMFIIPGSILIVCYVRILWRVLNNTFRKKQTVAKQQCALPVRPLQTKLTRMVILILLVFFLLRAPVSTFLLYKYISGWASVGWIRERITLFVFLLLYQSCSAVDPFVYAFSAPQFREYLGEKLRCCRRKPSKHTIQQQLPTAMSQLSDNRV from the exons ATGAATAGCACTGCCGCGCTCTTCGTCGATTACGAGTACGACGGGAGTGACTTCGCCTTCGAGAACGCCACTACGGTCGGCTATTATCCTGACATTCCCCAATATGGGTTCATGCAGAGAGCGGTTTTCTGGTACAAGCGAATCCAAATCGCACTCTCGGCCGTggccatcatcttcatcagcaTCGCCCTTCTGGTGATCGCCAAAGAGAAGTCTTTTCACAGCATAAACAACTACTTCATCGCGAACCTCCtcacatccgattttgtgaTAGCCATTTTGTCACTGGCAGATGTGTTCAGCTCTTACTCCTTAGCTCAATGCGGCGGCATTTACAGGTACTTTAACTAT GTGACATATCAAGTTTCGTGCTTCACATTGCTTCTCCTGACCCTCACCCGATACGATGCGATCATCAACCCTCTACAATCAGTCGGACGTTGGAATGGCTACCGAGTTTCTATCGCAATCACCATAAGCTGGTTGG CTTCCTTAACGGTGCACGTACCGTCTTACTTCTTGGTCTGCCAGCCGGCTACCCCCATGGACCTCGCCAATCACATGTACTCCTACACCGTCATGTTCATTATCCCCGGCAGCATCCTCATCGTCTGCTACGTCCGCATCCTCTGGCGCGTGCTCAATAACACCTTCCGAAAGAAGCAAACTGTTGCTAAGCAACAGTGTGCCCTGCCGGTCCGCCCCCTCCAGACCAAACTGACGAGGATGGTGATCCTGATCCTGCTGGTGTTTTTCCTCCTTCGCGCCCCCGTCAGCACTTTTCTTCTCTACAAGTACATCTCGGGATGGGCGTCGGTCGGCTGGATAAGGGAGCGCATCACCCTGTTCGTCTTCTTGTTGCTGTACCAGTCGTGCAGCGCGGTCGATCCCTTCGTGTATGCTTTCTCGGCGCCGCAGTTTCGGGAGTATCTCGGGGAGAAGCTGCGATGCTGTCGGCGAAAGCCATCGAAACATACCATTCAACAACAGCTACCAACAGCAATGAGTCAACTGTCTGACAACCGAGTGTAA